The genomic stretch TGCCGTCACCGGCCATAAAATGGGTCTCGCCTTGCAGAACCGCAACCCCTTGGTGGCCGTCTACTACACCAACCGAGCCCTCTGCTACCTGAAGATGCAGCAGCACGACAAGGCGCTGGCGGACTGCAAGCGAGCCCTGGAGCTGGACGGCCAGTCGGTGAAGGCTCACTTCTTCCTGGGCCAGTGCCAGATGGAGATGGAGAACTACGACGAGGCCATCGCCAACCTGCAGAGAGGTGAGCAGGCACGGTGCTGGTGTTATCCCCCTGCCCGTCTGCCGGAAAAGGGCCAGGGATAGCGAGAAGAAAGCCAGCGCCAGCTCTGAGatgccctttccctccccagcctaCAACCTCGCCAAGGAGCAGCGGCTGAATTTCGGGGACGACATCCCCAGCGCGCTGCGCATCGCCAAGAAGAAACGCTGGAACAGCATTGAGGAGAAGCGCATCAACCAGGAGAACGAGCTGCACTCCTACCTGACCAAGCTGATCATGGCGGAGAAGGAGAGGTAATGCGGGGTGGTGGCGGTGGCACCCGTAAAGTTTTTTTTAGTGCCATGAAGCTGTCACAGCTCCGCATGGTgcctctgcaggcagagccccgcagctagggcggcagcagcagcagggaagggagcgATAGTGTCCCTCCATCGCTTCTGATCTCCCCGCTCTGTCCTAGGGAGCTGGCCGAGTGCCGAAAGactcagcaggaagaaaatgtggACGAGAGCCGGAGCCGAGTTCAGCTGGCCAGCATCGAGGCCAAACACGTGAgcgggggcccggggctgctCACGGAGGCTGGCAGACGAGCCGGGGCTTCCTCATCCCATCCTCGTCCCCATGCTCTGCTGCGGCTGAGGAagccgcggggctgcggctgtGCAGGCGAAAGCCAGCAGATCCTGGGGCAGAGCACGGcttctcagccttcattttgtGGCTCGAGCTGCTGTTGCAGGGCACCCCGTGACGGCTTCCCCTGCTCTGTCACCTCTCGTCCCAGCCCGGCAGCAGTGACGCCTGTTTGCGCTCCCCCAGCTGCTATAGCTGTTGTTCTCTGAGGGCCGTGCAACGCGAGCGGCTGCGTGCGGGTCTGGGTGCTGGCCCGGCACAGGAGACTAATCCCGGGATAAAAATAGCCCCACAAAGGCAGGTTATTTTTAAGCTGGATCACTCCTGCCCCGCGGTTCAGCCTGGAGCCACGCGAACACTGGCCAGGGGCTGTGAAGGCAGAGGGGCCACCGGGGACCTGCTACCTCGTCTCTGCCTCCTACAGCACCCGTGGGGTGGGAAGCTTCAGGGCTCTCTCCCTGGGGACCCGTAGCCCCCGTACACCGGGGTCCCCTCATCCTCACGGCCTTCTCTTTCAGGACAAATACCTGGCAGACATGGACGAGCTCTTCTCTCAAGTGGATGAGAAGAGGAAGGTGAGTGTGCCCTGGCGTGCGCGCCCCAGCACGTGCTCCTGTCTCTCCCCGTCTAGAGCTGCTCGCCATAAACCTGCTTTCGTCCATGCTGCCAACTCTTCCATCTTCCCCGCTTCCCCCTCTGAGCCAGTGCCACCTcccagccctttttttttttctgatgccgGGCTTGCCCAGCCCCTCCTGACCCAGCTTTGCTTCTCTCGAGCCAGAAGCGGGACATCCCTGACTACCTGTGTGGGAAGATCAGTTTTGAGCTGATGAGAGAGCCCTGCATCACGCCCAGCGGGATCACCTACGACAGGAAGGACATAGAGGAACATCTCCAGGTACCACCAGgccgggggcagcaggggcttCCCAGGACCTTGCCCACAGTTTCTCTGCCCgtctcctgcctgcccttcctgggcgtgaaggcagctgcctgtccGACTAAGGGCTCAAAAGCCTCCTTGGGTTTGGTCCCAGGTGCCTGCCCGGGCGGCTCCCTGCGgaggtgccggggcaggcaggaaggcggcgggcgctgcctggccctgcctgaAGCGGAGGCGGCTGTTGGCAGGGTTCCTGTGCCTTGGCccgctctcatcctgctgggaggCACCTTCAGAGGGGGGCTCTCCCTCCGCCCCGCGCTCTCCTCCCCCTGGCAGGCGTGGGGatgcctggctgctgtgctggatgccagcaCTGCCGGAACGGCGCTGGCCTCACGGCTGCCTGCGCCCCAAGGCAAAGGCCGGGCGCGTGGAGTAACCGGTTGATGGCCTCTCCTCCCTTGCAGCGCGTGGGTCATTTCGATCCGGTGACGCGGAGTCCCCTGACCCAGGACCAGCTGATCCCCAACCTCGCCATGAAGGAAGTGATAGATGCATTCATCTCTGAGAACGGCTGGGTGGAGGATTACTGAGGGGCCGAGGGGGCAGCGctggcccgcccggccccccccggccgtACAGACGGCTCTCGCTGGGCTGGCACCATGCCTTACTCGCTCTCCGGCTGTTCCCCCTGGGTGCCCAGAGACCCAGCAGCAGCGCTGGGCAAGGGCACATCGCCATCTCCCCTTCCCGAGGAGCTGCAGCGGCTGGGCGGGCACGAAGGCTCCCCAGGCTCCCCTCTCCACCAGCTCCTCGTGGACCACAGCGCTTGGAGGAAGACCTGCCCGGCGGTTTGGAGAAGGCTGGCTTGTCGCGGTGGCCTGGAAGGTCTCACCCATGTCTTCATCGCCTGGAGAGAAGGGTCCCCCTCGGCTACAGCAGCTGACAATCCCCAAAGATCGTGTCCTGCTCTGGGGAGGTGCTGCGAGGAGCTTGCCGGGACGGGTGCCTGGTGCTGGTCCGGCCTGGTCCCCTCCCCGTGTACATagttgtttcctcctcctcccctctcctgcctggccaGGGTTGTGTTCGCCTCATTCCTGTAAATAGCCACTCGCCGGGGTGGGAGACCAACGTTCCCGCCGCGGACGCTGACTCGCCCTCCGGCTTTTCCTGGGAAACAACTGCCCCTGGGCTGGAAGGGGCTGGTTTGCGCGTCCCCTCGCCAGCCGGGAGCGTGGTTCCCTGTGAACAACCGCCCAGGTTAAagttcttcttccttttattgaaatccctttaaaaaaaacaaaacgaaacaaatCCATGCTTGACTGAGCTCCAGCGTTTTGGTCAGCCGACAGCCTGCCTGGCTTTTGAGCGTCCTCTGGAAGTTTGccaatgtcaattaaaaaaaaaaaaaaaaattcagcaataaATGTGGAAAAAGAGCCGGAGTGGTTCACAGCAGCGATCTTCGCACAGGGCAGGCCACGTCCTGGCTTGGGAACCGGTGCCATCCTACGAGGAGCGGGTTTGCCTGTCCCCGCGGGCTGGGGCTCACCCCTGCGTGCTGGTGGCAGCGGGGAGGTAGCAATACGCGAGGCGCTACGGCAGAACAACAACTTTAATCCCAGGGGGAGGGAAAAGACCAGTAAAAACCAGAGCTGCTTCATGCGCTCGGTCCCAACACCAGTAGTTGAGTAGGCGGCCGCTGGCGCTGCCCTTCCCTGGTGGCGGCAGGAGCCAGAGCTGCCGCCCCGGCACGCTCCCACTGCGGCCGGGATGGTGGCGGCACGTCCTCGGCCTTCCCGCCTCTACCCCAGGAAGGTGGAGATGAAGACGCTGGTGTCCAGGTTGAGCGTGGCGTGCCACCAGCGGTCGGGGAAGTACAGGACCTGCCGGGAAAGAGTGGGGGGTCCCACGGGCTCCGGGGGCTACACCCTGCGTCCTCCCGCGGCCCCGAGGGAGCCAGCTGGGCGGCGTGGgtgtcccctccagcctcccgaCAGGAGCGGAGAGCCGGGGTGACACGTGggctggccggggccgggctggacTCACCTCCCCGGGGCGCAGGGTACACTCCAGCGGCCGCTCGGCCGGTGGCAGCGTGGGGTACGTGTGGTGGAGCCAGGCCAGCGTCGTCTCGTTGGGGTGGAAGTGGGGTGTTTTATCCGGCGGGTACAGAAACCAGCGCTGGAAGACACCGGGGGAGGGGGACACCCCTatttcccctccagcccctcgGGCTCAGCCCCAGGGGGGGGCTTCTCCATCCCACCACGCTCAGGGGATGccccttgggatttttttttcttcctcccccacccagGGCTCAATTCTCACCTTCCTGCCGAAGATCACCTCGGAGAAACCGGGGCCGTGCCAGTGAAAGGGAACACCAGAGCCCGAGCCTACGGTGGGAGTGGGGGGGGGTTGGTGCTGGGGAGACCCcatcccgtccccgtccccatcccaccgcggggccgcccgcgcccACCGCCGCCTCTGCCGGCACCCACCTGCGATCCCAAAGCTGTAGGCAGGGCTGGTGCCCGGGATGCGGAAGGCGGGGGGCACGTACCGCTGGAAGAGGGGGCCCCACTCGGTGAAGTTGTTGTCCCCGAAGAAGTAGAGGGTGTCTGGGGAGAGACGGGGAGGATGAGGCCGGTGCGGGGGGGCGCCGGCTGCGGAGAGCGGGACACGGTACCCACCGCTGCCCAGCCTGGCCGGATCCTGCggcttcagcagctgctccacGTACTCCCGGAA from Mycteria americana isolate JAX WOST 10 ecotype Jacksonville Zoo and Gardens chromosome 12, USCA_MyAme_1.0, whole genome shotgun sequence encodes the following:
- the STUB1 gene encoding E3 ubiquitin-protein ligase CHIP; the protein is MKGKEEREGGAAGPGAAGPGAGGGSPEKSHSAQEHKEQGNRLFGGRKYPEAAACYGRAINRNPLVAVYYTNRALCYLKMQQHDKALADCKRALELDGQSVKAHFFLGQCQMEMENYDEAIANLQRAYNLAKEQRLNFGDDIPSALRIAKKKRWNSIEEKRINQENELHSYLTKLIMAEKERELAECRKTQQEENVDESRSRVQLASIEAKHDKYLADMDELFSQVDEKRKKRDIPDYLCGKISFELMREPCITPSGITYDRKDIEEHLQRVGHFDPVTRSPLTQDQLIPNLAMKEVIDAFISENGWVEDY
- the JMJD8 gene encoding jmjC domain-containing protein 8 isoform X7, encoding MAAARRLLSLLLALAWARPAGCTDPPDGGWLPGTVPEEERCTVERADASLTYSVFLQRFAFSRPVILRGVTDNSAFRALCTREKLLAAFGARPVRLSTANTYSYRKDTLYFFGDNNFTEWGPLFQRYVPPAFRIPGTSPAYSFGIAGPVLPRPLVARHAQPGHQRLHLHLPGVEAGRPRTCRHHPGRSGSVPGRQLWLLPPPGKGSASGRLLNYWCWDRAHEAALVFTGLFPPPGIKVVVLP
- the JMJD8 gene encoding jmjC domain-containing protein 8 isoform X4; this translates as MAAARRLLSLLLALAWARPAGCTDPPDGGWLPGTVPEEERCTVERADASLTYSVFLQRFAFSRPVILRGVTDNSAFRALCTREKLLAAFGARPVRLSTANTYSYRKVAVPFREYVEQLLKPQDPARLGSDTLYFFGDNNFTEWGPLFQRYVPPAFRIPGTSPAYSFGIAGPVLPRPLVARHAQPGHQRLHLHLPGVEAGRPRTCRHHPGRSGSVPGRQLWLLPPPGKGSASGRLLNYWCWDRAHEAALVFTGLFPPPGIKVVVLP
- the JMJD8 gene encoding jmjC domain-containing protein 8 isoform X3; protein product: MAAARRLLSLLLALAWARPAGCTDPPDGGWLPGTVPEEERCTVERADASLTYSVFLQRFAFSRPVILRGVTDNSAFRALCTREKLLAAFGARPVRLSTANTYSYRKDTLYFFGDNNFTEWGPLFQRYVPPAFRIPGTSPAYSFGIAGSGSGVPFHWHGPGFSEVIFGRKGCPPPPVSSSAGFCTRRIKHPTSTPTRRRWPGSTTRTPRCHRPSGRWSVPCAPGSRSCTSPTAGGTPRSTWTPASSSPPSWGRGGKAEDVPPPSRPQWERAGAAALAPAATREGQRQRPPTQLLVLGPSA
- the JMJD8 gene encoding jmjC domain-containing protein 8 isoform X1, which translates into the protein MAAARRLLSLLLALAWARPAGCTDPPDGGWLPGTVPEEERCTVERADASLTYSVFLQRFAFSRPVILRGVTDNSAFRALCTREKLLAAFGARPVRLSTANTYSYRKVAVPFREYVEQLLKPQDPARLGSDTLYFFGDNNFTEWGPLFQRYVPPAFRIPGTSPAYSFGIAGSGSGVPFHWHGPGFSEVIFGRKGCPPPPVSSSAGFCTRRIKHPTSTPTRRRWPGSTTRTPRCHRPSGRWSVPCAPGSRSCTSPTAGGTPRSTWTPASSSPPSWGRGGKAEDVPPPSRPQWERAGAAALAPAATREGQRQRPPTQLLVLGPSA
- the JMJD8 gene encoding jmjC domain-containing protein 8 isoform X2: MAAARRLLSLLLALAWARPAGCTDPPDGGWLPGTVPEEERCTVERADASLTYSVFLQRFAFSRPVILRGVTDNSAFRALCTREKLLAAFGARPVRLSTANTYSYRKVAVPFREYVEQLLKPQDPARLGSDTLYFFGDNNFTEWGPLFQRYVPPAFRIPGTSPAYSFGIAGSGSGVPFHWHGPGFSEVIFGRKGCPPPPVSSSAGFCTRRIKHPTSTPTRRRWPGSTTRTPRCHRPSGRWSVPCAPGRSCTSPTAGGTPRSTWTPASSSPPSWGRGGKAEDVPPPSRPQWERAGAAALAPAATREGQRQRPPTQLLVLGPSA
- the JMJD8 gene encoding jmjC domain-containing protein 8 isoform X5 codes for the protein MAAARRLLSLLLALAWARPAGCTDPPDGGWLPGTVPEEERCTVERADASLTYSVFLQRFAFSRPVILRGVTDNSAFRALCTREKLLAAFGARPVRLSTANTYSYRKVAVPFREYVEQLLKPQDPARLGSDTLYFFGDNNFTEWGPLFQRYVPPAFRIPGTSPAYSFGIAGSGSGVPFHWHGPGFSEVIFGRKRWFLYPPDKTPHFHPNETTLAWLHHTYPTLPPAERPLECTLRPGEQVLYFPDRWWHATLNLDTSVFISTFLG
- the JMJD8 gene encoding jmjC domain-containing protein 8 isoform X6, encoding MAAARRLLSLLLALAWARPAGCTDPPDGGWLPGTVPEEERCTVERADASLTYSVFLQRFAFSRPVILRGVTDNSAFRALCTREKLLAAFGARPVRLSTANTYSYRKVAVPFREYVEQLLKPQDPARLGSDTLYFFGDNNFTEWGPLFQRYVPPAFRIPGTSPAYSFGIAGSGSGVPFHWHGPGFSEVIFGRKRWFLYPPDKTPHFHPNETTLAWLHHTYPTLPPAERPLECTLRPGEVLYFPDRWWHATLNLDTSVFISTFLG